The Dysidea avara chromosome 13, odDysAvar1.4, whole genome shotgun sequence genome includes a region encoding these proteins:
- the LOC136242822 gene encoding tyrosine-protein kinase Src42A-like, whose amino-acid sequence MATSNSVEPDKKTKKSLLKRIFGGGKQKKKNSAASHPETRHPELSATDAPSDVPQPNTNSQPNYPLFVGKHAYLSQTDSGLGFTEGDLLYILNKDDKDWWFAKAKHSGQEGYIPSNYVAEYESPDDQSKGENASSSTDGVVTSAGVTTSIQPDSTQSDSAQAVVPNEVAPVPLDSPPPPEDEENVYLTLFPYEGRTPEDLGFNKGEKLLITGDMNGDWWMGKSLTTGKEGYIPRNFVAPLNSYESEDWFCGNIIRSEAEKWLLQPDNPNGAFLLRTSGTKQNTFSLSLRDVNTVKHYRIRRLDEVYFITTRATFRTIQDLVNHYRKSADGLPVQLSVPCIKLYQPLTNSLSYKDEWEIDRSLLHFEKKLGMGNFGEVWSGLWNSNIPVAIKTLKPGTMKVEDFVVEAQVMKTIRHPNLLQLYAVCTLEEPIYIVTEMMKHGALLDYLRKGEGKDLQFSQLIDIAAQIASGMAYLEEHSYIHRDLAARNILVGEGLVCKVADFGLARIIKEEVYNPQEGTKFPIKWTAPEAAMHNKFSVKSDVWSFGIVIYELITHGALPYPGMNNREVLQAVVQRDYRMPPPKNCPNALYEIMLNCWKREPEIRPTFEHLKYQLADYFVSAAESPYKPVQ is encoded by the exons ATGGCTACCAGTAACTCTGTTGAGCCAGACAAGAAAACCAAAAAATCTTTACTGAAGCGAATATTTGGGGGAGGAAAACAGAAGAAAAAGAACTCTGCAGCAAGCCATCCCGAGACTCGTCATCCAGAACTTTCTGCAACAGATGCTCCTTCAGATGTACCACAACCAAACACGAACTCACAGCCAAATTATCCATTGTTTGTGGGAAAACATGCATACTTATCCCAGACAGATTCAGGCCTAGGCTTCACAGAAGGAGACCTGCTCTATATCCTAAATAAGGATGACAAGGACTGGTGGTTCGCTAAAGCTAAACATTCTGGTCAGGAGGGATACATTCCCAGCAATTATGTTGCGGAATATGAGTCTCCAGATGACCAGAGCAAAGGAGAAAATGCTAGCTCTAGCACAGATGGAGTGGTGACCTCAGCTGGTGTCACTACTAGCATACAGCCAGATAGCACTCAGTCAGATAGCGCTCAAGCAGTTGTACCAAATGAAGTTGCACCTGTGCCATTGGATAGTCCTCCTCCACCTGAAGATGAGGAGAATGTGTATTTAACTCTATTCCCATATGAGGGAAGGACACCAGAAGATCTTGGCTTTAATAAGGGAGAAAAGTTGCTCATTACTGGCGACATGAATGGGGACTGGTGGATGGGAAAATCATTGACTACAGGAAAAGAGGGATATATCCCACGCAATTTCGTTGCTCCCCTCAATAGCTATGAGTCAGAAGA CTGGTTTTGTGGGAACATCATTCGCTCAGAAGCTGAGAAATGGTTGCTGCAGCCAGATAATCCTAATGGTGCCTTTTTACTACGTACCAGTGGAACAAAACAGAATACCTTTTCGTTGTCTCTCAGAGATGTAAACACTGTGAAGCATTATCGCATCCGACGACTTGATGAGGTCTACTTCATCACAACCAGAGCAACATTTCGTACAATCCAAGATTTGGTCAACCATTACAGGAAGAGTGCTGATGGGCTGCCTGTGCAGTTATCTGTCCCATGTATAAAACTTTATCAACCATTAACCAATTCTCTTAGTTACAAAGATGAGTGGGAGATTGACCGAAGTTTGTTACACTTTGAAAAAAAGCTTGGTATGGGTAACTTTGGCGAGGTGTGGTCAGGTTTGTGGAACAGTAACATTCCTGTGGCTATCAAGACGCTGAAACCAGGCACAATGAAAGTCGAAGACTTTGTTGTAGAGGCCCAAGTTATGAAAACCATTCGTCATCCCAACTTGCTGCAGTTATATGCAGTGTGCACCCTTGAAGAGCCTATTTATATTGTCACAGAAATGATGAAGCATGGTGCACTGCTTGACTACCTACGAAAGGGAGAAGGAAAGGATTTGCAATTTTCTCAGCTAATTGATATTGCCGCCCAAATAGCATCAGGAATGGCTTATCTTGAAGAGCATTCATATATCCATAGAGATCTTGCTGCAAGGAACATCTTGGTCGGTGAGGGGTTAGTTTGTAAAGTAGCTGATTTCGGGTTAGCACGCATCATCAAAGAAGAAGTCTACAATCCTCAAGAGGGTACAAAGTTTCCAATAAAGTGGACTGCACCAGAGGCTGCCATGCACAATAAATTCTCTGTTAAGTCTGACGTGTGGTCATTTGGTATAGTTATCTATGAGCTAATAACGCATGGTGCATTGCCTTATCCAGGTATGAATAATCGTGAAGTTCTGCAGGCTGTGGTTCAACGTGACTATCGAATGCCACCACCAAAGAATTGCCCCAATGCTCTCTATGAAATAATGCTAAATTGCTGGAAGCGTGAGCCAGAAATTCGACCAACTTTTGAGCACTTGAAATACCAACTGGCTGACTATTTTGTGTCTGCCGCAGAAAGTCCCTACAAACCTGttcagtag
- the LOC136242080 gene encoding tyrosine-protein kinase SRK3-like — protein sequence MGCNQSSEKDDSKPATNHNSAVPNEYVDGQNKGGDASSTAIGVNDVTSPSIKGPADPSRELPPVPPESPSAEDESNLFLARFSYEARTSEDLSFSKGEKLLIIGNTDGDWWMGKSLSTGKEGYIPRNYVAPLSSYESEDWFCGDIHRSEAEKWLLRPENPNGAFLLRTSMTQKNSLSLSLRDVDTVKHYRIRRLDDGGYYIASRITFRTIQDLVNHYKKDADGLAQRLSVPCVRYNQPVTKSLSYKDEWEIDRNSLQFDKKLGMGNFGEVWSGLWNNSTPVAIKTLKPGTMEVEDFVAEAQVMKKIHHPNLLQLYAVCTLEEPIYIVTELMKYGALLDYMRKGDGKYLKLPQLIDMAAQVAGGMAYLEEHSYIHRDLAARNILVGEGNICKVADFGLARVIKEDIYNPRDGTKFPIKWTAPEAALYNKFSIKADVWSFGIVICELLTFGAMPYPGMNNRQVLEAVERGYRMPPPDSCPDALYNIMLSCWKREPDNRPTFEHLKYQLEDYFVSAAEGAYKPVE from the exons ATGGGGTGTAATCAGAGCTCGGAGAAAGATGATTCAAAGCCGGCTACGAATCACAACTCGGCTGTGCCGAATGAGTATGTAGACGGCCAGAACAAGGGTGGCGATGCTAGTTCTACTGCAATCGGAGTAAACGACGTCACTTCTCCCAGTATCAAGGGCCCTGCAGATCCGTCGCGTGAACTTCCACCAGTGCCGCCCGAAAGTCCTTCAGCTGAGGACGAATCGAATCTGTTTCTTGCTCGCTTTTCATATGAGGCGAGAACATCAGAAGATCTCAGTTTTAGTAAAGGAGAAAAGCTACTCATTATTGGCAACACTGATGGCGATTGGTGGATGGGAAAGTCGTTATCGACTGGCAAGGAGGGGTACATACCACGTAATTATGTTGCTCCTCTGTCCAGCTATGAATCAGAAGA ttgGTTTTGTGGAGACATACACAGATCAGAGGCTGAGAAATGGTTGCTGCGACCAGAAAATCCTAATGGAGCTTTCCTACTTCGTACCAGTATGACGCAGAAGAATTCATTATCATTGTCTCTGAGAGACGTGGACACTGTAAAACATTACCGCATCCGACGACTTGATGATGGTGGCTACTACATTGCCAGCAGAATAACATTTCGTACAATCCAAGATCTTGTAAATCATTACAAGAAAGATGCTGATGGTCTAGCACAACGGTTATCTGTTCCATGTGTCCGCTATAACCAACCAGTTACCAAGTCTCTTAGTTACAAAGATGAGTGGGAGATCGACAGAAATTCGTTACAGTTTGACAAGAAGCTTGGTATGGGTAACTTTGGTGAGGTATGGTCAGGCCTGTGGAACAACAGCACACCTGTGGCTATAAAGACACTGAAACCAGGCACCATGGAAGTAGAAGATTTTGTTGCAGAGGCCCAAGTGATGAAAAAGATCCATCACCCCAATTTGCTCCAGTTGTATGCAGTGTGTACTCTTGAAGAGCCTATTTACATTGTCACAGAGCTGATGAAGTATGGTGCACTACTTGACTACATGCGTAAGGGAGATGGAAAGTACCTCAAGTTGCCCCAGCTTATTGATATGGCTGCCCAGGTAGCAGGAGGAATGGCTTATCTTGAGGAACATTCTTACATCCACAGAGATCTTGCTGCCAGAAACATCTTAGTTGGTGAAGGTAATATTTGTAAAGTGGCTGATTTTGGGTTAGCACGTGTCATCAAAGAAGACATCTACAATCCCCGAGATGGCACAAAGTTCCCAATAAAATGGACTGCACCAGAAGCTGCTCTGTACAATAAGTTTTCAATCAAAGCTGATGTGTGGTCATTTGGCATAGTAATCTGTGAGCTACTAACATTCGGTGCCATGCCTTATCCGGGTATGAACAACCGTCAGGTTTTGGAAGCTGTGGAACGTGGCTACCGTATGCCACCCCCAGACAGCTGTCCCGATGCTCTCTACAATATAATGTTAAGTTGCTGGAAACGTGAGCCGGACAACCGACCAACCTTTGAACATTTGAAATACCAATTGGAAGACTATTTTGTGTCTGCCGCAGAAGGTGCTTACAAACCTGTTGAGTAG
- the LOC136242082 gene encoding syntaxin-7-like isoform X2 produces MTEGRYIEYGRGGMQELSGSSNSARLVEDVTQNVSHFNRNVIALEKLVKRWDMNDRSGDLMDSIPQLQRDTAQLAKITNSSIQKVTTRAGELDEDARMRFDRVTSTFTSSLARFQKLQKVTKAVENDAVQRARASSYRSHGSDGGFGEDDDQQGLLSRGPSAAQTMDLEHNTYLVEERERDMRQLETDIVQINDIFRDLGTMVYEQGEIIDSIEANVEQGAHRVTEGNKQLVKAIKHQRSKRKLCCCFWCILITIAIVILIVVLVLLKVVGVIK; encoded by the exons ATGACGGAAGGCAGATACATCG AATACGGCCGGGGTGGTATGCAGGAGCTATCAG GGTCGTCAAACTCGGCGAGACTGGTAGAAGATGTCACCCAAAATGTCTCACATTTCAACCGAAATG TGATAGCGTTGGAGAAGTTAGTGAAGAGATGGGACATGAATGATCGTAGTGGGGACCTGATGGACAGCAT TCCTCAGCTACAGAGAGACACAGCACAGCTAGCAAAGATCACAAATTCTTCAATACAAAAGGTCACTACACGTGCTGGAGAACTGGATGAG GATGCGAGGATGAGATTTGACCGAGTCACCAGTACATTTACATCCAGTTTAGCCAGATTCCAGAAGCTGCAAAAA GTAACAAAGGCTGTAGAAAATGACGCAGTTCAGCGGGCCAGAGCTTCATCATATAGATCT CATGGTTCTGATGGTGGATTTGGAGAAGATGATGACCAACAAGGACTATTATCCAG AGGACCATCTGCTGCCCAGACTATGGATCTCGAACACAACACATACCTTGTAGAAGAGCGAGAGCGTGACATGAGACAGCTGGAG ACTGACATAGTTCAGATAAATGACATTTTCAGAGACTTGGGTACAATGGTGTATGAACAAGGAGAAATTATAG ACAGCATCGAAGCCAATGTAGAGCAAGGGGCGCATCGTGTTACAGAAGGCAATAAGCAGTTAGTTAAAGCCATCAAACACCAG CGTTCAAAACGAAAGCTCTGCTGTTGTTTTTGGTGTATCCTCATTACCATTGCCATTGTAATACTGATAGTTGTGTTGGTCCTATTAAAGGTTGTTGGTGTTATCAAGTAA
- the LOC136242082 gene encoding syntaxin-7-like isoform X1 produces the protein MTEGRYIEYGRGGMQELSGFAELPGSSNSARLVEDVTQNVSHFNRNVIALEKLVKRWDMNDRSGDLMDSIPQLQRDTAQLAKITNSSIQKVTTRAGELDEDARMRFDRVTSTFTSSLARFQKLQKVTKAVENDAVQRARASSYRSHGSDGGFGEDDDQQGLLSRGPSAAQTMDLEHNTYLVEERERDMRQLETDIVQINDIFRDLGTMVYEQGEIIDSIEANVEQGAHRVTEGNKQLVKAIKHQRSKRKLCCCFWCILITIAIVILIVVLVLLKVVGVIK, from the exons ATGACGGAAGGCAGATACATCG AATACGGCCGGGGTGGTATGCAGGAGCTATCAGGTTTTGCTGAACTACCCG GGTCGTCAAACTCGGCGAGACTGGTAGAAGATGTCACCCAAAATGTCTCACATTTCAACCGAAATG TGATAGCGTTGGAGAAGTTAGTGAAGAGATGGGACATGAATGATCGTAGTGGGGACCTGATGGACAGCAT TCCTCAGCTACAGAGAGACACAGCACAGCTAGCAAAGATCACAAATTCTTCAATACAAAAGGTCACTACACGTGCTGGAGAACTGGATGAG GATGCGAGGATGAGATTTGACCGAGTCACCAGTACATTTACATCCAGTTTAGCCAGATTCCAGAAGCTGCAAAAA GTAACAAAGGCTGTAGAAAATGACGCAGTTCAGCGGGCCAGAGCTTCATCATATAGATCT CATGGTTCTGATGGTGGATTTGGAGAAGATGATGACCAACAAGGACTATTATCCAG AGGACCATCTGCTGCCCAGACTATGGATCTCGAACACAACACATACCTTGTAGAAGAGCGAGAGCGTGACATGAGACAGCTGGAG ACTGACATAGTTCAGATAAATGACATTTTCAGAGACTTGGGTACAATGGTGTATGAACAAGGAGAAATTATAG ACAGCATCGAAGCCAATGTAGAGCAAGGGGCGCATCGTGTTACAGAAGGCAATAAGCAGTTAGTTAAAGCCATCAAACACCAG CGTTCAAAACGAAAGCTCTGCTGTTGTTTTTGGTGTATCCTCATTACCATTGCCATTGTAATACTGATAGTTGTGTTGGTCCTATTAAAGGTTGTTGGTGTTATCAAGTAA
- the LOC136242079 gene encoding cytosolic carboxypeptidase-like protein 5: protein MATGSSTRGKVSVSFGELLISSDFDSGNLDRVEQVGNEESLEFNVWTAPDCAGTEFENPNSSWFYFKIYTPTNFSGKSITFNVLNMNRQLRLYQQGLTPIVKVGRLGSWERMHHKPTYEMTNGQFRLSFQYRITENHRQNVFFAFCYPYSYTECQEKLHRYDDLYSSCNDNIYYHREVLVYSLEGRRVDLITISSHDGISDQEEPRLPGLFPDTSISRAKTFPGKKVFVLTSRVHPGETPSSFVFNGFLEFILRRDDPRSVNLRKSYVFLLVPMLNPDGVCKGHFRTDSRGQNLNRYYQNPQLELHPSVYAIRCLLLHHHHTGHMSSSHDLEESVMSDDHLQISKDSGVAFYVDLHGHVAKRGCFMYGNYFKNEKEQAENMLYPKLISLNSAYFDFQPCVFSEKNMYMSDKRDGLSKEGSGRVALHKAIGIIHSYTLECNYNSGRSFNSLSLATCDHGRATPPRQGTTSIPCKYTPACYEEVGRGLAVAALDLIGANPWSRLPTSKHGSVAGVRQWVLLHISRLRAKEATKKKSKTTAVSTAWRIPAAAAAVSHAANTTITTSTVTVTKRSVMITPAMTQPTVTTAQPTVTTIQQRLPQLLQMHKSRIPLPSTTIPITAHISCRQAPRRILAPSPSVKEQRTPKKLLRRISSPNTIDKRQSMSIDGHKYVTSETILSV from the exons ATGGCGACAGGTAGTAGTACTCGTGGAAAGGTGAGCGTATCCTTTGGAGAACTTCTAATTAGCTCTGATTTTGATTCTGGTAATTTGGACCGCGTGGAGCAAGTAGGCAATGAAGAGAGTTTAGAATTTAACGTGTGGACTGCGCCAGATTGTGCTGGAACAGAATTCGAGAACCCGAACAGTAGCTGGTTCTACTTTAAAATTTACACCCCCACCAACTTTAGTGGAAAGAGCATCACGTTTAATGTATTAAACATGAACAGGCAGCTGCGGCTTTATCAACAGGGCCTTACTCCTATAGTTAAAGTAGGAAGACTGGGTAGCTGGGAGAGAATGCATCACAAGCCAACCTATGAG ATGACTAATGGACAATTTAGGTTATCATTTCAGTATCGCATTACAGAGAATCATCGACAAAATGTTTTCTTTGCGTTCTGCTATCCATACTCATATACCGAGTGTCAGGAAAAGCTACATCGCTATGATGATCTTTACTCTAGTTGTAATGACAATATCTATTATCATCGTGAAGTGTTGGTTTATTCTCTGGAAGGACGCAGAGTTGACTTGATCACAATCTCTTCACACGATGGGATATCTGACCAGGAAGAGCCACGTCTGCCTGGCCTGTTCCCAGACACAAGCATTTCACGAGCAAAGACTTTTCCTGGGAAAAAG GTGTTCGTGTTAACCAGTAGAGTCCATCCTGGTGAAACACCATCTAGTTTTGTATTTAATGGATTTTTGGAATTTATTTTACGAAGAGATGACCCACGGTCTGTGAATTTGAGGAAGAGTTATGTATTCCTGTTGGTCCCCATGTTAAATCCTGATGGGGTGTGCAAAGGTCACTTCAGGACAGACAGCAGAGGTCAAAATCTAAATCGTTACTACCAAAATCCTCAGTTGGAACTTCACCCATCAGTCTATGCTATCCGTTGTCTCTTATTGCATCATCACCACACTGGTCACATGAGCAGCTCACACGATCTAGAAGAGTCAGTAATGTCAGACGACCATCTACAAATCAGCAAGGATAGTGGCGTGGCCTTTTATGTCGACCTACATGGACACGTAGCAAAGAGAGGTTGCTTCATGTATGGCAACTACTTCAAGAATGAGAAAGAACAAGCAGAAAACATGCTCTATCCAAAGCTGATATCATTAAACTCAGCATACTTTGATTTTCAACCATGTGTGTTTTCAGAGAAGAATATGTATATGTCAGATAAGAGAGACGGTTTGTCTAAAGAGGGCAGTGGTCGTGTAGCCCTCCACAAGGCCATAGGGATCATACACAG TTACACACTAGAATGCAACTACAACAGTGGTCGGAGTTTCAATAGTCTCTCTCTGGCTACCTGTGATCATGGAAGAGCTACACCTCCCCGACAAGGCACTACATCTATACCATGCAAGTATACTCCAGCATGTTACGAAGAG GTTGGTAGAGGGTTGGCAGTAGCTGCACTAGATCTAATAGGAGCTAACCCATGGTCACGTTTACCTACTAGCAAACATGGCAGTGTTGCTGGTGTGAGACAGTGGGTGTTGCTACACATCTCTCGTTTGAGAGCTAAAGAGGCAACCAAGAAGAAAAGTAAAACTACAGCTGTAAGCACAGCATGGAG AattccagcagcagcagctgcaGTATCACATGCTGCTAACACAACCATTACCACTAGTACTGTAACAGTAACAAAGAGATCTGTGATGATTACACCAGCCATGACACAGCCTACAGTAACCACAGCACAGCCTACAGTGACCACAATACAGCAGCGTCTACCCCAGCTGCTACAGATGCACAAGTCCAGGATACCATTACCATCAACAACTATCCCCATCACTGCTCACATCAGCTGCAGACAGGCACCTAGGAGAATACTAGCCCCATCTCCTTCAGTGAAGGAACAAAGAACACCAAAAAAG TTGCTTAGACGAATTAGCTCACCCAATACCATAGATAAG AGGCAGTCGATGTCGATTGATGGGCACAAGTATGTCACATCAGAAACAATTCTTAGTGTATAA
- the LOC136242081 gene encoding eukaryotic translation initiation factor 3 subunit E-like isoform X2 produces MADSAEYDLTHKIGGYLDRHLVLPILEFLSDRGIYDEGDTARARLELLSETNMVDFAMDIAKTISDSGEISEVLMEKRTGIVERMDMLQEALEPIVTILSNPDVSEHIESQTGKDHNLLEYLTTNHEFQPEMIDTLYDYAKFQYDCGNYSGAGEYLYFYRALASFDDKNMMNAIWGKLACEILMQNWDVALEDLKRLKETIESSTKVSPLHKLQQRSWLVHWSLFVFFNHDKGRDDIIDLFLYQPDYLNAIQTSCPHILRYLTAAVITNKRRQNILKDVVKVIKQEAYAFRDPITEFVECLYVNYDFDRAQKKLLECDKVLENDFFLVACREDFIESARLSIFETFCRIHQCISISMLATKLNMTPEEAEKWIVNLIRNVRLDARIDAKQGHVVMNTQPQSIYQRVIDKTKSVAFQTQFIAQSIEKRLELQRAQQARVKREMGDRPMT; encoded by the exons ATGGCGGATTCCGCGGAGTACGACTTAACTCACAAGATAGGTGGATACTTAGACCGCCACTTGGTGCTGCCTATATTGGAGTTCTTGTCGGATCGCGGG ATCTATGATGAAGGCGACACGGCACGTGCTCGCTTGGAGTTGCTAAGCGAAACAAACATGGTAGACTTCGCTATGGATATAGCAAAGACTATCAGTGATTCTGGCGAGATTTCGGAAG TGTTGATGGAGAAGCGTACTGGTATTGTTGAGAGGATGGACATGCTACAAGAAGCTCTGGAGCCCATTGTCACCATACTGTCTAATCCCGATGTGTCAGAACACATCGAGTCACAAACTGGCAAAGATCACAACTTGCTGGAATATCTCACCACCAACCATGAG TTTCAACCGGAGATGATAGACACGTTGTATGACTATGCCAAATTCCAGTATGATTGTGGTAACTACTCTGGAGCTGGGGAATATTTGTATTTCTACCGAGCACTG GCATCGTTTGATGATAAGAACATGATGAATGCCATTTGGGGTAAGCTGGCTTGTGAGATATTGATGCAGAATTGGGATGTTGCTTTGGAGGATCTCAAACGACTGAAGGAAACCATTGAATCTAGT ACTAAAGTGTCTCCGCTGCACAAGTTACAGCAGAGGAGCTGGCTGGTTCACTGGAGCCTTTTTGTCTTCTTCAATCATGACAAAGGTCGTGATGACATCATAGACTTGTTCCTGTATCAGCCAGA CTATCTCAACGCCATACAAACATCGTGTCCACACATTCTACGATATCTCACTGCAGCCGTGATCACCAATAAACGGAGGCAAAACATACTCAAAGATGTAGTGAAAGTTATTAAACAA GAAGCTTATGCCTTCAGAGATCCCATAACAGAATTTGTTGAGTGTTTGTATGTCAACTACGACTTTGACAGAGCCCAGAAGAAACTGCTAGAATGTGACAAG GTGTTAGAAAATGATTTCTTCCTCGTTGCATGCCGTGAGGATTTCATTGAGAGCGCAAGATTGTCAATATTTGAGACATTTTGTCGGATACATCAATGTATTAGTATAAG TATGTTAGCTACTAAATTGAACATGACTCCAGAGGAAGCAGAAAAATGGATTGTCAATCTTATCAGGAATGTACGCCTTGATGCCAGGATTGACGCCAAACAA GGTCACGTGGTCATGAACACACAACCTCAGTCCATATACCAACGTGTCATCGATAAAACTAAATCTGTAGCATTCCAGACCCAGTTTATTGCCCAGAGCATCGAGAAAAGACTTGAATTACAGCGAGCACAACAGGCACGAGTCAAACGTGAG ATGGGGGACAGACCTATGACATAA
- the LOC136242081 gene encoding eukaryotic translation initiation factor 3 subunit E-like isoform X1 — translation MADSAEYDLTHKIGGYLDRHLVLPILEFLSDRGIYDEGDTARARLELLSETNMVDFAMDIAKTISDSGEISEVLMEKRTGIVERMDMLQEALEPIVTILSNPDVSEHIESQTGKDHNLLEYLTTNHEFQPEMIDTLYDYAKFQYDCGNYSGAGEYLYFYRALASFDDKNMMNAIWGKLACEILMQNWDVALEDLKRLKETIESSTKVSPLHKLQQRSWLVHWSLFVFFNHDKGRDDIIDLFLYQPDYLNAIQTSCPHILRYLTAAVITNKRRQNILKDVVKVIKQEAYAFRDPITEFVECLYVNYDFDRAQKKLLECDKVLENDFFLVACREDFIESARLSIFETFCRIHQCISISMLATKLNMTPEEAEKWIVNLIRNVRLDARIDAKQGHVVMNTQPQSIYQRVIDKTKSVAFQTQFIAQSIEKRLELQRAQQARVKREVRWGTDL, via the exons ATGGCGGATTCCGCGGAGTACGACTTAACTCACAAGATAGGTGGATACTTAGACCGCCACTTGGTGCTGCCTATATTGGAGTTCTTGTCGGATCGCGGG ATCTATGATGAAGGCGACACGGCACGTGCTCGCTTGGAGTTGCTAAGCGAAACAAACATGGTAGACTTCGCTATGGATATAGCAAAGACTATCAGTGATTCTGGCGAGATTTCGGAAG TGTTGATGGAGAAGCGTACTGGTATTGTTGAGAGGATGGACATGCTACAAGAAGCTCTGGAGCCCATTGTCACCATACTGTCTAATCCCGATGTGTCAGAACACATCGAGTCACAAACTGGCAAAGATCACAACTTGCTGGAATATCTCACCACCAACCATGAG TTTCAACCGGAGATGATAGACACGTTGTATGACTATGCCAAATTCCAGTATGATTGTGGTAACTACTCTGGAGCTGGGGAATATTTGTATTTCTACCGAGCACTG GCATCGTTTGATGATAAGAACATGATGAATGCCATTTGGGGTAAGCTGGCTTGTGAGATATTGATGCAGAATTGGGATGTTGCTTTGGAGGATCTCAAACGACTGAAGGAAACCATTGAATCTAGT ACTAAAGTGTCTCCGCTGCACAAGTTACAGCAGAGGAGCTGGCTGGTTCACTGGAGCCTTTTTGTCTTCTTCAATCATGACAAAGGTCGTGATGACATCATAGACTTGTTCCTGTATCAGCCAGA CTATCTCAACGCCATACAAACATCGTGTCCACACATTCTACGATATCTCACTGCAGCCGTGATCACCAATAAACGGAGGCAAAACATACTCAAAGATGTAGTGAAAGTTATTAAACAA GAAGCTTATGCCTTCAGAGATCCCATAACAGAATTTGTTGAGTGTTTGTATGTCAACTACGACTTTGACAGAGCCCAGAAGAAACTGCTAGAATGTGACAAG GTGTTAGAAAATGATTTCTTCCTCGTTGCATGCCGTGAGGATTTCATTGAGAGCGCAAGATTGTCAATATTTGAGACATTTTGTCGGATACATCAATGTATTAGTATAAG TATGTTAGCTACTAAATTGAACATGACTCCAGAGGAAGCAGAAAAATGGATTGTCAATCTTATCAGGAATGTACGCCTTGATGCCAGGATTGACGCCAAACAA GGTCACGTGGTCATGAACACACAACCTCAGTCCATATACCAACGTGTCATCGATAAAACTAAATCTGTAGCATTCCAGACCCAGTTTATTGCCCAGAGCATCGAGAAAAGACTTGAATTACAGCGAGCACAACAGGCACGAGTCAAACGTGAG GTGAGATGGGGGACAGACCTATGA